The genomic region AGTTACCGAAAAAATGCAAGTTTGAAGCATGTTGAGAGCAAGAGTAACGTCGTAGAAGACGAGGGGGCGTCCCTTGCCGGACAACTCGACAGGGTTGGCAACGAGAAGCTCCGTGTCGGGTCCTCGGCTATGGACGCCTACTCTGACTGGATGGAGTAGCTCCGTCCTAAGCCGGGACGACaaagaatgctgcttctttggatcTACAATCTTCTTCCCATctccttttgtgatgatgaacaaaTCAATGTCACATTTTCCTCTCTCTTTAACATAGAATCTGCCATAACAAATCTGAATGTTGTAGTCCTTAAGAGTTCTCATGATATCATAGATAAGACCTTTGTGATCTTGGCACATGATTTGGACAAGAGTATGAGCAGGACTAAGAGTGTTGTCCATGGTGATAGTCACTTCATCCGACCGTATTAGTGTTCTGTTTCCAATCGTTTCTTCATCGGTGATTGCCGCCGGAAGAAACGATGATGCCGGCGAGCAAACATCCGCCGCCGGCCCTACCAATTCAATGTCTATATCAATGATGGCATCCTTCAATGTCCCTCTTAAATATTCTTTGGtatcttcctttctcttttcggTATGCATAAGTTCTCTgcaaaataaaaataagtttgagtttaattttaatacactgaCAGTACCTAATCATCAGATTCATTCTTTTAGATGTAAAAACCTTGTATCTGTGATGAAAAAGAGATCCATGACTTTGCCATCAGGTGTAGTAGATACCTTCACTTTCTTTATGACAAGCTCTAGTTCACATAGAGCCTCTGTAACATCTGTCACCATTCAAACAAAAATCATTTACTTTGTTAGTTCTCTCTATCAAACCCTATGATCTGTTCCATATATTAGTCCTCCAAAGCCTAAACAATTGAGAATAAAGTAATTTAGTGAAGGGAGTAACATCTAAAAccaaagagaaaaatccaaaatagCTCCTGACAATTACTTCAAAAGACAACAAGgcttttgacaaaaaaaaaatcccaatCCGACCTCTGACagttatctcgaaaggacaacgaggctccTTTGTTTTTTTTTAGCACAGGGCTAAtcaattccaaaaaaaaattatcaggagTCGAattagatgttttttttttgggACCTCGTTGTCCTCTCGAGATAATTGTCAAGGGAACCAAAGGAATATCAGAAACCTCAAAATCTTGATTCTTGAC from Arachis ipaensis cultivar K30076 chromosome B02, Araip1.1, whole genome shotgun sequence harbors:
- the LOC107626461 gene encoding ACT domain-containing protein ACR10 isoform X3; this encodes MGILHDDVVIFREAEKEGDPTVITVNCPDKTGLGSDLCRIILFFGLSIVRGDVSTDGKWCYIVLWVVGKENTRWSLLKKRLIGACPSCSSASGISYYSSDFHPPNPPHVFLLKFSCYDRKGLLHDVTEALCELELVIKKVKVSTTPDGKVMDLFFITDTRELMHTEKRKEDTKEYLRGTLKDAIIDIDIELVGPAADVCSPASSFLPAAITDEETIGNRTLIRSDEVTITMDNTLSPAHTLVQIMCQDHKGLIYDIMRTLKDYNIQICYGRFYVKERGKCDIDLFIITKGDGKKIVDPKKQHSLSSRLRTELLHPVRVGVHSRGPDTELLVANPVELSGKGRPLVFYDVTLALNMLQTCIFSVTIHFSVIATG
- the LOC107626461 gene encoding ACT domain-containing protein ACR10 isoform X2; its protein translation is MGILHDDVVIFREAEKEGDPTVITVNCPDKTGLGSDLCRIILFFGLSIVRGDGKWCYIVLWVVGKENTRWSLLKKRLIGACPSCSSASGISYYSSDFHPPNPPHVFLLKFSCYDRKGLLHDVTEALCELELVIKKVKVSTTPDGKVMDLFFITDTRELMHTEKRKEDTKEYLRGTLKDAIIDIDIELVGPAADVCSPASSFLPAAITDEETIGNRTLIRSDEVTITMDNTLSPAHTLVQIMCQDHKGLIYDIMRTLKDYNIQICYGRFYVKERGKCDIDLFIITKGDGKKIVDPKKQHSLSSRLRTELLHPVRVGVHSRGPDTELLVANPVELSGKGRPLVFYDVTLALNMLQTCIFSAEIGRHVIGDREWEVYRILLDEGGEGLSLPRNKIEEGVWKMLMGWE
- the LOC107626461 gene encoding ACT domain-containing protein ACR10 isoform X1 — protein: MGILHDDVVIFREAEKEGDPTVITVNCPDKTGLGSDLCRIILFFGLSIVRGDVSTDGKWCYIVLWVVGKENTRWSLLKKRLIGACPSCSSASGISYYSSDFHPPNPPHVFLLKFSCYDRKGLLHDVTEALCELELVIKKVKVSTTPDGKVMDLFFITDTRELMHTEKRKEDTKEYLRGTLKDAIIDIDIELVGPAADVCSPASSFLPAAITDEETIGNRTLIRSDEVTITMDNTLSPAHTLVQIMCQDHKGLIYDIMRTLKDYNIQICYGRFYVKERGKCDIDLFIITKGDGKKIVDPKKQHSLSSRLRTELLHPVRVGVHSRGPDTELLVANPVELSGKGRPLVFYDVTLALNMLQTCIFSAEIGRHVIGDREWEVYRILLDEGGEGLSLPRNKIEEGVWKMLMGWE